One region of Miscanthus floridulus cultivar M001 chromosome 19, ASM1932011v1, whole genome shotgun sequence genomic DNA includes:
- the LOC136525164 gene encoding uncharacterized protein — MESQQQLNNSHMPSKSSEEQHALQEGQAVQHPSALQVQADLLWKLRKYSMLLAILAAAITYQAGLAPPGGFWQDSLNGHIPGDIVLRVSYPKRYYVFFYCNTTAFGASLIVLILLLVRELSRNVVWLRALQFAMVLGLLGLMGAYAAGSCREVRTSLYIWVLLVGIFAYITLHVIFFRHLAPKCLWDMFMNIRKYWKDILAIIFKKTQSNEPETPMNDREAHDEGEELERNRSFLLVLATLAATVTYVAGLSPPGGFWPDDDKPNHLSGDPVLRDHYPRRFKAFMVCNATSFAGSLVIIIMLLSNTAVDHVVKSNALRLCVLVSLFGLMGAYAAGSCREVRTSTYVFSLVGAVLLYLALQWIEPIVTKPECIEKSIGWMRKKKTEVLQKLSSFIVKGSGNPDDGKHTTLSGPNTQHTSNNFSDAKDDIQKLRTYLLLLGILAATVTYQAGLNPPGGFWDDGHIAGDPILETMHPRRYKVFFYCNATAFVASLVIITLLQSQLITVSAMKRHILQTAMTLDLFGLMGAYAAGSSRMFLTSLYVFVLVLLVFTYVVIHVLLSLALKRRLRRDDAVENEDEEKDLEKRRKFLMLLAILAASITYQAGISPTGGFWSDSNGHQARDPVFHDEFPTRYRVFFYFNATAFMASLVVIMLFVSKRLCHKGLEVYALHTCVLVDLISLLGAFAAGSCRKVSTSVYVILVVVAVSVYVMIQVVVLTFAKDKVNNLLERIRMYTFRSSVLQQPSMNHERSIRTRKRTEHKWRKDLMLIGTLAVTVTYQAGLLPPGGFWPDDQVGHFAGDPILHDTHPSRFKVFFYCNATAFMASMVMVILLLNNTISKYRRSLLAMKTAMVLDLFSLLGAYAAGSCRNFKTSAYIFALVIAVFIYIVIHVLLSFDEVALLVSKKGEKWIPCLEKMSAPIEIDPLSLQPSAGRLGEMPLAV; from the exons ATGGAGTCTCAACAGCAGCTTAACAATAGCCATATGCCTAGCAAATCTTCTGAAGAACAACATGCGCTGCAGGAAGGCCAGGCTGTCCAGCATCCTAGCGCACTTCAGGTTCAGGCTGACCTCCTATGGAAGCTGAGGAAGTACTCGATGCTGCTGGCTATCCTAGCTGCAGCCATCACCTACCAAGCAGGGTTAGCTCCGCCGGGTGGGTTCTGGCAAGACAGCCTGAATGGTCACATCCCCGGTGATATTGTGCTAAGAGTTAGCTACCCCAAGCGTTACTATGTGTTCTTCT actGCAACACAACAGCGTTTGGGGCATCACTCATTGTCCTTATACTGCTCCTGGTCAGGGAATTGAGCCGCAATGTGGTTTGGCTTCGGGCACTACAATTTGCAATGGTACTGGGCCTGCTTGGGCTCATGGGTGCCTATGCTGCAGGGAGCTGCAGGGAGGTGAGGACCTCACTTTACATTTGGGTATTACTTGTTGGCATATTTGCATATATCACGCTCCATGTCATATTCTTCCGGCATCTGGCGCCTAAATGTCTGTGGGATATGTTCATGAATATCCGGAAATACTGGAAGGATATCCTTGCAATCATTTTCAAGAAAACACAGAGCAATGAGCCAGAAACTCCGATGAATGATCGGGAGGCTCATGATGAGGGGGAAGAATTGGAGCGGAATCGCAGTTTCTTGCTGGTTCTTGCCACATTAGCAGCGACAGTGACATATGTTGCAGGGCTAAGCCCACCAGGTGGCTTCTGGCCTGATGATGACAAGCCTAACCACCTTTCCGGTGATCCAGTTCTGCGAGATCATTACCCCCGTCGATTCAAGGCTTTTATGGTCTGCAATGCAACTTCTTTTGCTGGATCCCTTGTGATCATCATTATGCTCCTCAGCAATACAGCAGTGGATCATGTTGTCAAGTCAAATGCTCTGCGGTTGTGTGTGCTGGTGAGCCTCTTTGGGCTTATGGGGGCTTATGCTGCTGGGAGTTGTAGGGAGGTCCGTACATCTACCTATGTCTTCTCCCTCGTTGGTGCAGTTTTGCTCTACCTTGCTCTTCAGTGGATTGAACCTATTGTGACAAAACCAGAGTGTATAGAGAAGTCAATTGGATGGATGAGAAAGAAGAAGACCGAAGTGCTCCAGAAACTGAGCTCTTTCATTGTGAAGGGGAGTGGGAATCCAGATGATGGCAAGCATACTACCCTGTCAGGGCCCAATACACAACATACGTCAAACAATTTTAGTGATGCTAAAGATGACATCCAAAAACTGCGCACATATCTCCTATTGCTTGGTATCCTTGCTGCCACTGTCACATATCAAGCTGGACTAAATCCACCAGGTGGCTTTTGGGATGATGGGCATATTGCCGGGGACCCAATCTTGGAGACCATGCATCCAAGgcgttacaaggtgttcttctaCTGCAATGCCACAGCATTTGTAGCATCTTTGGTGATCATTACCTTACTTCAGAGCCAACTGATTACCGTTAGTGCCATGAAGCGTCACATACTGCAAACAGCCATGACACTGGATCTCTTTGGACTTATGGGGGCCTATGCTGCTGGAAGCAGCAGAATGTTCTTGACGTCCCTTTATGTGTTTGTCTTGGTCCTTCTTGTTTTCACCTATGTTGTAATTCATGTTCTGCTATCTTTGGCTCTCAAGAGACGACTCAGAAGAGATGATGCTgtggagaatgaagatgaagagaAGGATTTGGAGAAGCGGCGCAAGTTTCTGATGTTGCTTGCAATTCTGGCTGCTTCCATCACATATCAAGCTGGCATAAGCCCAACAGGTGGATTCTGGAGTGACAGTAATGGCCACCAAGCACGTGATCCAGTGTTCCATGATGAATTCCCAACCCGCTACAGGGTTTTCTTCTACTTCAATGCAACAGCTTTCATGGCATCCTTGGTTGTGATTATGTTGTTTGTTAGTAAAAGGCTATGTCACAAGGGTCTTGAGGTCTATGCGCTGCACACATGTGTTTTGGTTGATCTGATCAGCCTTTTGGGTGCTTTTGCTGCTGGAAGCTGCAGGAAAGTTTCAACATCTGTGTACGTCATCCTTGTCGTTGTTGCAGTGTCTGTTTATGTGATGATTCAAGTTGTGGTTCTGACATTTGCAAAAGACAAGGTGAACAATTTGTTGGAAAGGATAAGGATGTACACCTTTAGGTCTTCTGTGCTCCAACAGCCATCCATGAATCACGAAAGAAGCATCCGAACTAGAAAGAGAACTGAACACAAATGGCGCAAAGATTTGATGCTGATCGGGACTCTCGCAGTCACTGTCACATACCAAGCTGGGCTGCTCCCGCCAGGTGGGTTTTGGCCTGATGACCAGGTAGGCCATTTTGCAGGTGACCCAATCCTCCATGATACCCATCCATCACGGTTTAAAGTGTTCTTCTATTGTAATGCCACAGCATTCATGGCATCAATGGTCATGGTCATCCTCTTGTTGAACAACACAATAAGCAAGTACAGGAGATCTCTACTTGCTATGAAGACAGCAATGGTATTGGACTTGTTTAGTCTCCTTGGAGCATATGCCGCAGGAAGCTGCAGAAATTTCAAGACATCTGCATACATTTTTGCACTTGTCATTGCTGTGTTCATTTACATTGTGATTCATGTGTTGCTGTCATTCGATGAGGTGGCTTTATTGGTCAGCAAGAAGGGAGAAAAGTGGATTCCTTGCCTGGAAAAAATGTCGGCACCTATCGAAATTGATCCTTTAAGCCTTCAGCCATCTGCTGGGCGACTGGGGGAGATGCCTCTGGCTGTGTAA